Proteins from one Triticum aestivum cultivar Chinese Spring chromosome 7A, IWGSC CS RefSeq v2.1, whole genome shotgun sequence genomic window:
- the LOC123154704 gene encoding non-specific lipid-transfer protein C6-like: protein MAPSESQHLALFLAIVITAATPSPSAAAVPAKAPAPSASNDAVAKPLAWCMIPCLPILPPILCVPPIFCPPTPSAPPPPSPFKPHPKECLPSLMGLMPCKDFLTNSTAPKPPRQGKCCDGVRSLFQNFPICLCHVFNGGDLDKLMSAPLDGGQLFGLSSACNTSPSDFVPCYDVPPMRAAPTPKAAP, encoded by the exons ATGGCGCCATCCGAGTCCCAGCATCTCGCCTTGTtcctcgccatcgtcatcaccgccgCCACGCCGTCCCCCTCGGCGGCCGCCGTCCCTGCCAAGGCCCCTGCTCCCTCCGCCAGCAACGATGCAGTAGCAAAACCATTGGCATGGTGTATGATTCCTTGCCTTCCGATCCTGCCACCCATATTATGTGTACCACCGATATTCTGTCCCCCAACGCCaagtgcgccgccgccgccatccccttTCAAGCCGCACCCCAAGGAGTGCCTACCGTCGCTGATGGGGCTGATGCCATGTAAGGATTTCCTCACCAACAGCACCGCGCCCAAGCCTCCACGCCAAGGCAAGTGTTGTGACGGCGTCCGGTCACTCTTCCAAAATTTTCCCATCTGCCTTTGCCACGTGTTCAACGGCGGCGACCTAGACAAACTCATGTCGGCACCCCTGGATGGAGGCCAACTCTTTGGCCTCTCGTCTGCTTGTAACACCAGTCCGAGTGACTTTGTACCCTGCTACG ATGTGCCACCGATGAGGGCCGCACCTACCCCTAAAGCTGCTCCATAA